One window of the Pseudofrankia sp. DC12 genome contains the following:
- a CDS encoding NUDIX hydrolase — translation MPPTSSPRSRRRLRRVEETSAGGLVLDVRSDHANAALIARRDRRGRLLWSLPKGHVEGGETHEQTAVREVAEETGVTGEIVAPLGTIDFWFVTGRSRIHKTVHHYLLLRTAGELSDADIEVSAVAWVPLDQVAEMLAYADERRLLDDVPALLAASA, via the coding sequence ATGCCGCCCACCTCGTCGCCCCGCAGCCGTCGGCGGCTGCGTCGGGTCGAGGAGACGTCGGCCGGCGGGTTGGTACTCGACGTCCGCTCCGACCATGCCAACGCGGCCCTGATCGCGCGGCGGGACCGGCGCGGCCGGCTACTGTGGTCGCTGCCGAAGGGGCACGTCGAAGGCGGCGAGACCCACGAGCAGACCGCCGTTCGTGAGGTCGCTGAGGAGACCGGGGTGACCGGGGAGATCGTCGCGCCGCTCGGGACGATCGACTTCTGGTTCGTCACCGGCCGTTCGCGTATCCACAAGACCGTGCACCATTACCTGCTGCTGCGCACCGCCGGCGAGCTGTCCGACGCGGACATCGAGGTCAGCGCCGTGGCGTGGGTACCGCTCGACCAGGTGGCCGAGATGCTCGCGTACGCCGACGAGCGGCGCCTGTTGGACGACGTTCCGGCCCTGCTGGCGGCCAGCGCATGA